In Desertibacillus haloalkaliphilus, a genomic segment contains:
- a CDS encoding peptidylprolyl isomerase, whose protein sequence is MKKGSISFENGEKLVIEFYPEAAPGHVENFEKLANEGFYNGLT, encoded by the coding sequence ATGAAAAAAGGTTCTATTTCATTTGAAAATGGTGAAAAGCTTGTTATTGAATTTTACCCAGAAGCTGCACCAGGTCACGTTGAAAATTTTGAAAAGCTAGCGAATGAAGGATTCTATAACGGATTAAC